A region from the Fusibacter sp. A1 genome encodes:
- a CDS encoding YciI family protein, giving the protein MKQYLYMLKLVDRIVKSNTWTKEDEEIVGEHFLNLKTLTEKGVVLLAGKTDRETDDGFGIVILKADSKEQAEEIMRKDPAVKKGIMTATLFEYQIALESISRGELHD; this is encoded by the coding sequence ATGAAGCAGTACCTATACATGCTCAAACTGGTGGACCGCATTGTTAAAAGCAACACATGGACAAAAGAAGATGAGGAAATCGTAGGCGAGCACTTTCTAAATCTTAAGACGCTTACAGAAAAAGGCGTCGTCTTGCTGGCCGGCAAGACCGATAGGGAGACAGATGACGGATTCGGTATCGTCATCCTTAAAGCCGATTCCAAAGAACAGGCCGAGGAAATCATGAGGAAGGATCCTGCCGTGAAAAAAGGAATCATGACAGCGACCCTTTTTGAGTATCAGATCGCGCTTGAAAGCATCAGCCGCGGTGAACTACATGATTAG
- a CDS encoding OAM dimerization domain-containing protein — MSQKIDLTKIKPYGDTLNDGLMQFNFTLPVPHGDEAIEAAKQLLAKMGMDEPAVVNATDLGVGYTMFVAYGKCTHTVDFTTIHVPKVEGDVMDKYGVEDFVKENFDREITIVGACTGTDAHTVGIDAIFNMKGFDGHYGLERYKGINAINMGSQVPNEELIAKAVEVNADAILVSQIVTQKDVHIHNLTNLIELLEAEGLRDKMIVACGGPRLNHEIAKELGFDAGFGPGTFAENVASFIVTQLKERE; from the coding sequence ATGTCTCAAAAGATCGATTTGACAAAAATTAAGCCTTACGGCGACACACTCAACGACGGACTCATGCAGTTCAACTTCACGCTTCCAGTTCCACATGGCGACGAGGCGATAGAAGCTGCAAAGCAGCTGCTCGCTAAAATGGGAATGGACGAACCGGCGGTTGTCAACGCAACGGATCTTGGAGTCGGCTACACCATGTTCGTCGCCTACGGCAAATGCACGCACACCGTTGATTTCACGACGATTCACGTACCTAAGGTAGAGGGTGACGTGATGGACAAGTACGGTGTGGAAGACTTCGTCAAAGAAAACTTCGACCGCGAAATCACAATCGTCGGCGCTTGCACAGGAACTGACGCCCATACGGTAGGAATCGACGCGATCTTCAACATGAAGGGCTTTGACGGACACTACGGCCTTGAAAGATACAAGGGCATCAACGCCATCAACATGGGTTCGCAAGTGCCCAATGAAGAACTGATTGCAAAAGCGGTGGAAGTAAACGCCGATGCGATTTTAGTATCACAAATCGTCACGCAAAAGGATGTGCATATCCACAACCTGACAAACCTGATCGAACTGCTTGAAGCGGAAGGGTTGAGAGACAAGATGATCGTCGCTTGCGGCGGCCCAAGACTCAACCACGAAATCGCTAAAGAGCTAGGCTTTGACGCAGGATTCGGACCAGGAACCTTTGCTGAGAATGTGGCATCCTTTATTGTTACGCAGTTGAAGGAAAGAGAATAG
- a CDS encoding lysoplasmalogenase: MYILWGLFILVTSANLLTQRETDLRLCLIRRYSKALLMPLLASIYISSAADVNVAIVIALALGWIGDLFLMGIRKKDASGAVVISDPKWMFMLGLLSFLLGHLAYVYFFFTIVDWSKIPMLFYGIVCIVGWYGLIILKGVRPKGVMLVGVVLYMVVIGTMIVSALALFYIRLDLAATFIALGAILFGSSDSVLAFRKIRGVDLLPNSYVMFSYISGQFLIILGILN; encoded by the coding sequence ATGTACATTTTATGGGGACTATTCATACTGGTGACCAGCGCCAATCTTTTGACGCAAAGAGAAACCGACTTAAGGCTCTGCCTGATCAGAAGGTATTCAAAAGCGCTTTTGATGCCGCTACTCGCATCCATCTATATCAGTAGCGCCGCTGATGTGAACGTTGCGATTGTGATCGCGCTCGCGCTCGGCTGGATCGGCGATCTGTTTTTAATGGGAATCAGAAAAAAAGACGCTTCAGGCGCAGTGGTAATCAGTGATCCCAAGTGGATGTTCATGCTTGGACTCTTATCCTTCTTACTGGGGCATCTTGCCTATGTGTACTTCTTCTTCACCATCGTCGACTGGTCGAAGATTCCCATGCTTTTTTATGGAATCGTCTGCATCGTAGGGTGGTACGGGCTGATCATCTTAAAGGGAGTCAGGCCAAAAGGTGTGATGCTTGTCGGAGTGGTGCTGTACATGGTCGTCATAGGCACCATGATCGTATCCGCATTGGCGCTCTTTTACATACGCCTTGACCTGGCAGCGACCTTCATCGCACTTGGGGCGATCCTATTCGGTTCGTCGGATTCTGTGTTGGCATTCAGAAAAATCAGAGGCGTCGATTTGCTGCCTAACAGCTATGTCATGTTCAGCTACATCAGCGGACAGTTTCTGATCATCTTGGGTATTTTGAACTGA
- a CDS encoding VOC family protein — protein sequence MYQQMRVAKHTNSIDNVQEFYTTKLGFEVLGSFDGNDGYNGIFLGLKNQGWHLEFTQSSEKMERKSDPDDMIVLYYKSEKEYFNTLKGLKDVEKFVPRNPYWQVNGVLIKDPDGNQIILCYNPDVVQ from the coding sequence ATGTATCAACAGATGAGAGTAGCAAAACACACCAATTCAATCGATAATGTTCAGGAGTTCTATACGACAAAACTAGGATTCGAGGTTCTCGGATCATTTGATGGAAACGACGGATATAACGGCATATTCCTCGGATTAAAGAATCAGGGATGGCATCTGGAGTTCACCCAGTCCAGCGAGAAGATGGAAAGAAAAAGCGATCCGGACGACATGATCGTGCTCTATTACAAGTCGGAGAAAGAATACTTCAATACGCTAAAAGGATTAAAAGACGTAGAAAAGTTTGTTCCAAGAAATCCATATTGGCAGGTGAACGGCGTGCTCATCAAAGACCCTGATGGCAATCAGATCATCCTCTGCTATAATCCGGATGTGGTGCAGTGA
- a CDS encoding helix-turn-helix domain-containing protein, whose protein sequence is MATLGEKLKLLRKEMGLRQSDVVGEALSRTSLSKLENDLTKPSIETLEYLSMRFKKPVAYFFDHPSDLANPNHDREVYYTELLQTIHYGQVALLDEYLKESHPENLSDEDPFKGRSYQAVAEAFLTHRDYERSEAYIAIAIPLLDVFTDLYHLSKAKLVKGHILLYKELQAEALDTFKDGLNDLRHSFISDYALETEFLLNIATGFKKKNQPIDAINTLQDALRLADKHLVYTYTGELLSLLAQLQSEIGDINSAIRTARRRCYLYEFTGSSRKLNETYVTLSRYYYSCQSYKEAQDLVTAATAYFTDEDIRLFRIDVLQKLLNIQLNSGKQFESDLIHAVWTRFNPVERLQWLSALKENMQRLSFSIQKLEPLKKILIGEDPLDKDAITALADIYSLSGEYETAFSLIKLTR, encoded by the coding sequence GTGGCGACACTCGGTGAAAAGCTTAAACTATTAAGAAAAGAGATGGGACTCAGGCAAAGCGACGTGGTCGGCGAGGCCCTAAGCAGAACATCGCTATCCAAACTCGAAAACGATTTGACAAAGCCTTCGATCGAAACTCTCGAATACCTGTCGATGCGCTTTAAAAAACCTGTCGCTTACTTTTTCGACCACCCAAGCGACCTTGCGAACCCCAATCATGACAGAGAAGTCTATTACACCGAACTGCTTCAGACCATCCACTACGGCCAAGTCGCACTTCTCGATGAGTATCTGAAAGAATCCCATCCAGAAAACCTTAGTGACGAGGATCCTTTCAAGGGCAGGAGTTATCAAGCGGTGGCGGAGGCGTTCTTGACACATCGCGACTACGAGCGCTCAGAAGCCTATATCGCCATCGCCATTCCTTTATTAGACGTTTTTACAGACCTCTACCATTTGTCAAAAGCAAAATTGGTAAAAGGACATATTCTTCTATATAAGGAGCTTCAGGCAGAGGCGCTAGATACCTTCAAAGACGGACTAAACGACTTAAGGCACTCCTTCATTTCAGATTACGCGCTTGAAACGGAGTTTCTGTTGAATATCGCTACAGGATTCAAGAAAAAAAATCAGCCGATCGATGCGATCAACACTCTTCAGGATGCGCTCAGACTCGCCGACAAGCACCTTGTCTATACCTACACAGGTGAATTACTATCTCTGCTCGCTCAACTTCAAAGCGAGATCGGAGATATCAACAGCGCGATCAGAACCGCAAGACGCAGATGTTACCTATATGAGTTTACAGGGTCTTCACGTAAGCTGAACGAGACCTACGTGACCTTAAGCAGGTACTACTACAGCTGCCAGTCCTATAAGGAAGCCCAGGATCTAGTGACTGCGGCCACCGCCTATTTTACAGACGAAGACATCAGACTGTTTAGAATAGACGTTCTTCAGAAACTGCTTAACATCCAGCTCAATAGCGGCAAGCAGTTCGAATCGGACCTCATCCATGCCGTCTGGACCCGGTTCAATCCGGTCGAACGACTCCAGTGGCTAAGCGCCCTAAAGGAAAACATGCAGCGCCTGTCCTTCAGCATACAAAAGCTAGAACCGCTAAAAAAAATTCTGATCGGTGAAGATCCACTCGATAAGGATGCAATCACAGCCTTAGCTGACATCTACTCCTTAAGCGGAGAATACGAGACCGCATTTTCCCTTATAAAACTTACCAGATGA
- a CDS encoding MFS transporter — protein sequence MPIWKRNLFILWVTQVISLMSFGFGIPFIPFYIEELGVNTPEAINLFTGILSTAPAISMAFMAPIWGKLADKYGRKLMILRAMFAAVFVIGGMGLVQNIYALVALRSAQGLFTGTVTAASAFIASNTPKERLSYALGFMASSTFIGYSIGPALGGLVADRFGYRVSFFVGALFMAVGVLLVLLFIKEDPETYGAALKKHKDKHEGKILSSAIVSLLVILFMQRFTRSVFAPYMPLYLKTIHGEDGIATVTGMVNMFVGLATAVAGLSLSRLGDKFKKSKLIVILLGIAFVFSFFVIASGGLIGFMLSYTLLFFILGGIEPMLTSSAAELTSPQNRGTLFGYMGMVGSFGWMVSPMTGAAISVQYGYKAILFILPVLIAFNIAFAIFNHRKQASNM from the coding sequence ATGCCTATTTGGAAAAGAAACTTATTTATACTCTGGGTGACGCAGGTGATCTCCTTGATGAGCTTCGGCTTCGGGATCCCCTTTATCCCCTTTTATATTGAAGAGTTAGGTGTGAATACGCCTGAAGCGATCAATCTTTTTACAGGAATTTTGAGCACGGCGCCCGCGATTTCGATGGCCTTTATGGCTCCAATCTGGGGAAAGCTTGCGGACAAGTATGGGCGTAAGCTGATGATCCTCAGGGCGATGTTCGCTGCAGTCTTCGTCATCGGTGGAATGGGACTGGTTCAGAACATCTACGCGCTTGTGGCGCTTAGGAGCGCCCAGGGTCTATTTACCGGTACTGTGACCGCGGCGTCGGCCTTTATCGCATCGAACACGCCAAAGGAGAGGCTTTCTTACGCGCTTGGTTTTATGGCCTCATCCACCTTTATCGGATATTCGATCGGACCCGCCTTAGGAGGCCTTGTGGCAGACCGTTTCGGATACCGGGTCAGTTTTTTTGTAGGCGCCTTGTTCATGGCTGTCGGTGTGCTGCTGGTACTCCTTTTCATTAAGGAAGACCCTGAAACTTATGGCGCAGCGCTTAAAAAGCATAAGGATAAGCACGAAGGAAAGATTTTAAGCTCTGCGATTGTGTCGCTGCTTGTGATTCTCTTCATGCAGCGGTTCACAAGATCGGTGTTCGCACCCTATATGCCGCTTTACCTAAAGACGATTCATGGCGAGGACGGAATCGCCACGGTCACAGGTATGGTAAATATGTTCGTGGGACTTGCCACGGCGGTTGCCGGTCTGAGTCTCTCGAGGCTTGGGGACAAGTTCAAGAAATCGAAGCTGATCGTAATCCTGTTGGGTATTGCCTTTGTCTTTAGCTTTTTTGTGATAGCAAGCGGCGGACTGATCGGATTCATGCTTTCGTACACACTATTGTTCTTTATCTTGGGTGGAATCGAGCCCATGCTCACCTCATCTGCCGCAGAACTCACTTCTCCTCAGAATAGAGGGACCCTCTTCGGGTACATGGGCATGGTGGGAAGCTTCGGGTGGATGGTATCGCCGATGACAGGAGCTGCCATATCCGTTCAATACGGCTATAAGGCGATCCTTTTCATCTTACCTGTGCTGATCGCCTTTAACATCGCCTTTGCGATATTTAATCATAGAAAACAAGCCAGCAATATGTAA
- a CDS encoding helix-turn-helix domain-containing protein, translating to MRYSNVEIGTYIQERRNQIGFTQQELGERLLVSSQAVSKWERGESLPDVSLLVDLSGLLHTSVDLILTAGNGGVVGRGMIDLVKIKRAVNYLSELEELIGSDNTLFESVMKGVRTTMNVDFRSALKDNYKREAFVVEVAIQKLMNGHGLDEKHVDHVLEFEHWKSVLHKSLKQYRI from the coding sequence ATGAGGTATAGTAACGTTGAAATCGGAACATATATTCAAGAGAGGCGTAACCAAATTGGTTTCACACAGCAAGAGCTCGGTGAAAGGTTATTGGTCAGCTCTCAGGCGGTTTCTAAGTGGGAAAGGGGCGAATCCTTACCGGATGTATCGTTGTTAGTGGACCTTTCCGGATTGTTGCATACGAGTGTGGATTTGATTCTAACTGCTGGAAATGGTGGTGTGGTAGGTAGAGGAATGATTGATCTTGTTAAGATAAAGCGTGCTGTGAATTACTTAAGCGAACTCGAAGAACTGATCGGGAGTGATAACACGCTGTTCGAAAGTGTGATGAAAGGCGTGCGAACTACGATGAATGTCGACTTTCGAAGCGCGCTGAAAGACAACTATAAACGTGAGGCGTTTGTTGTGGAAGTAGCTATTCAAAAGTTGATGAACGGACATGGTCTGGATGAAAAACATGTTGACCATGTGCTCGAGTTCGAGCACTGGAAAAGTGTGCTGCATAAGAGTTTGAAGCAATATCGAATATAA
- the abc-f gene encoding ribosomal protection-like ABC-F family protein produces the protein MSIVKVNNMTFGYDGSYDLIFDNVSFQMDTDWKLGFTGRNGRGKTTFMKLLLGKYEYRGTISSSVAFDYFPFEVKEDNMLTVHVLEDVCPAFEQWQLEKELSLLGVDDEVLYRPFNTLSQGEQTKVMLAALFLKENQFLLIDEPTNHLDVEGRKIVSDYLRSKKGFILVSHDRLFLDACIDHILTINKTDIIVQKGNFSSWYLNKTREDQNEINENEKLKKDVKRLMTAMKRTAKWSDDVEATKIGFGPCDRGAIGAKAAKMMKRSKAIETRQTKVLEDKSKLLKNIEQSFPLAIQAQDYFRERLFHFEDVVVSYGESKVNQPVTFAVNRGERIAITGFNGSGKSSLLKLMTNEDIAYSGRLEKGTRLKVSYVSQNTAALSGDLSTYAKERGIDEGQFKTILHKMDMSQIQFEKDMSAFSEGQKKKVLIAASLCEKANIYIWDEPLNYVDVLSRIQIEEAILSYRPTMIFVEHDKTFVSRIATKVVDVVSVVN, from the coding sequence ATGTCGATAGTGAAAGTAAATAACATGACCTTTGGTTATGATGGAAGTTATGATTTGATTTTTGACAACGTATCCTTTCAGATGGATACGGATTGGAAGCTTGGTTTCACAGGGAGGAACGGTCGCGGTAAAACGACCTTTATGAAGCTCCTGCTAGGAAAGTATGAGTACAGGGGGACGATCTCAAGTTCGGTGGCATTCGATTATTTCCCCTTTGAAGTAAAAGAGGACAACATGCTCACGGTTCATGTGTTGGAAGACGTGTGCCCCGCATTTGAACAGTGGCAGCTTGAAAAGGAGTTGTCCCTTTTAGGAGTGGACGACGAGGTATTGTATAGACCCTTCAATACCCTTAGTCAAGGTGAGCAGACCAAAGTGATGCTCGCGGCTCTCTTTTTAAAAGAGAATCAGTTTCTCTTAATCGATGAGCCAACAAATCATCTGGATGTGGAAGGACGAAAAATAGTCAGTGACTACTTGAGAAGTAAAAAGGGATTCATACTGGTTTCGCACGACCGCTTGTTTCTGGACGCCTGTATCGACCATATCCTGACGATCAACAAGACCGATATCATCGTACAAAAAGGGAACTTTTCCTCTTGGTACCTCAACAAGACAAGGGAAGACCAGAACGAAATCAATGAAAACGAAAAGCTGAAGAAAGATGTGAAAAGGCTGATGACCGCCATGAAGAGAACCGCGAAATGGTCGGACGATGTCGAAGCGACGAAAATTGGATTCGGACCTTGCGACCGTGGGGCGATTGGAGCCAAGGCCGCCAAGATGATGAAACGTTCAAAGGCCATTGAAACCAGACAGACAAAGGTGCTTGAGGACAAGTCGAAACTGCTTAAAAATATCGAACAGTCCTTTCCACTTGCCATACAGGCGCAGGACTACTTTAGAGAAAGGCTCTTTCACTTTGAGGACGTGGTCGTATCCTACGGCGAAAGCAAGGTCAATCAGCCGGTGACCTTTGCAGTCAACCGAGGGGAAAGGATTGCGATAACAGGATTCAACGGATCAGGCAAGTCGAGTCTTCTAAAGCTTATGACAAACGAGGACATCGCCTATTCCGGCCGCTTGGAAAAGGGGACTAGGTTGAAGGTGTCCTATGTCTCTCAGAACACAGCTGCATTATCGGGTGACCTGTCAACCTATGCCAAGGAGCGTGGGATCGACGAGGGTCAGTTCAAAACGATCCTTCATAAGATGGATATGTCGCAAATCCAGTTTGAAAAGGATATGAGCGCTTTCAGCGAAGGACAAAAAAAGAAGGTGCTGATCGCAGCAAGCCTGTGCGAAAAGGCCAATATCTATATCTGGGACGAACCGCTAAACTATGTCGATGTGCTGTCGAGGATCCAGATAGAAGAAGCGATCCTCAGCTACCGCCCGACCATGATTTTTGTGGAGCACGATAAAACCTTTGTCAGTAGAATAGCAACCAAGGTTGTGGATGTCGTAAGTGTGGTAAACTAG
- a CDS encoding lysine 5,6-aminomutase subunit alpha: MQSKLNLDQHLISKARGSAKKIAEDIQLFIDNHTTVAVERTIARLLGIDGVDEIGTPLPNIIVDHIAQAGVLNQGIAYFIGNAMIQKGLTPQEIAEAISAGTLDLTQLEMASAKEISEKINAIAVEKTAFIKSNRNKREDYLKNLGEGAKPYLYVIVATGNIYEDILQAQAAGRQGADIIAVIRTTGQSLLDYVPYGPTTEGFGGTYATQENFRLMRSALDEIGEEVGKYIRLCNYCSGLCMPEIAAMGAFERLDVMLNDALYGILFRDINMQRTLVDQFFSRVINGFAGVIINTGEDNYLTTADAFEEAHTVLASQFINEQFALLAGLPEEQMGLGHAFEMNPNLENGFLYELSQAQMAREIFPKAPLKYMPPTKYMTGDIYKGHVQNALFNTVSIMTNQGIQLLGMLTEAIHTPLLQDRALSIDNAKYVFNNMKDISSEIEFKTGGIIQSRAQGIVKEAADMLERIEKDGLMETIEKGGFADVKRAKDGGKGLSGVTTKGEHYFNPFIPLMLGGDR, from the coding sequence GTGCAAAGTAAATTGAATTTGGACCAGCATCTGATTAGCAAGGCCAGAGGCTCAGCTAAGAAAATCGCTGAAGACATACAACTCTTCATCGACAACCATACGACGGTTGCCGTAGAAAGAACGATCGCAAGACTTTTAGGAATCGACGGCGTAGATGAGATCGGAACACCGCTTCCAAACATCATCGTCGACCATATCGCTCAGGCGGGTGTGCTGAACCAGGGTATCGCCTACTTTATCGGTAACGCGATGATCCAAAAGGGATTGACACCACAAGAGATAGCAGAAGCGATTTCAGCGGGAACGCTTGATTTAACACAACTTGAAATGGCGTCTGCCAAAGAAATCAGCGAAAAAATCAATGCGATCGCTGTTGAAAAAACGGCGTTCATCAAATCGAATAGAAACAAACGCGAAGACTACCTTAAAAATCTTGGCGAAGGTGCGAAACCTTACCTCTATGTCATCGTAGCCACAGGCAACATCTACGAGGATATCCTGCAGGCTCAGGCGGCAGGAAGACAAGGCGCCGACATCATCGCGGTTATCCGCACAACTGGCCAGTCGCTACTCGATTACGTGCCATACGGACCGACCACAGAAGGTTTTGGCGGAACTTACGCCACACAAGAGAACTTCAGACTGATGAGATCTGCACTCGATGAGATCGGTGAGGAAGTCGGAAAATACATCAGACTTTGTAACTACTGTTCAGGTCTTTGCATGCCTGAGATCGCAGCGATGGGCGCTTTTGAACGTTTGGACGTTATGCTCAACGACGCACTATACGGCATCCTGTTCAGAGACATCAACATGCAGCGTACCCTGGTGGACCAGTTCTTCTCAAGAGTAATCAACGGTTTTGCAGGTGTCATCATCAACACGGGCGAGGACAACTACCTGACAACTGCCGACGCATTTGAAGAGGCGCATACGGTACTGGCTTCTCAGTTCATCAACGAGCAGTTCGCACTGCTTGCGGGTCTTCCTGAAGAACAGATGGGACTGGGTCATGCATTCGAAATGAATCCGAATTTAGAAAATGGATTCCTATACGAGTTGTCACAAGCGCAAATGGCTAGAGAAATCTTCCCTAAGGCGCCGCTCAAATACATGCCGCCGACAAAGTACATGACAGGCGACATCTACAAAGGACATGTTCAAAACGCGCTGTTCAACACGGTGTCGATCATGACAAACCAAGGAATCCAGCTGCTAGGCATGTTGACAGAAGCGATCCATACGCCACTACTGCAAGACAGGGCGCTTTCTATCGACAACGCGAAATACGTATTCAACAACATGAAGGACATCTCTTCTGAGATCGAGTTCAAAACAGGCGGAATCATCCAGTCTCGTGCACAAGGAATTGTGAAAGAAGCTGCCGACATGCTTGAAAGAATTGAAAAAGACGGCCTGATGGAAACCATCGAAAAAGGTGGATTCGCCGATGTCAAGCGCGCCAAAGACGGCGGTAAGGGTCTTAGCGGCGTAACCACTAAAGGTGAACATTACTTCAATCCGTTTATTCCACTCATGCTTGGAGGTGACCGTTAA
- a CDS encoding GNAT family N-acetyltransferase translates to MIRVMRIEDYEAVHAFWLSIEGMGLRSLDDSKEGIERFLKRNPTSCFVKEEQGLLIGCIMAGHDGRRGYIYHAAVHPEFRGKGYGIALVDHALDALKKDGINKACLVVFSANELGNTFWKRYGFATREDLTYRNISLNDLNL, encoded by the coding sequence ATGATTAGGGTGATGCGCATAGAGGATTATGAAGCGGTGCATGCCTTTTGGCTGAGCATCGAGGGCATGGGTCTACGAAGTCTGGATGATTCCAAAGAAGGTATCGAAAGGTTTTTAAAACGTAATCCGACCTCCTGTTTTGTAAAAGAGGAGCAAGGCCTGCTGATCGGATGCATCATGGCCGGTCACGACGGAAGACGGGGATACATCTATCATGCGGCAGTGCATCCTGAATTTAGGGGCAAAGGTTACGGCATAGCCCTTGTGGACCATGCCCTGGACGCTCTTAAAAAGGACGGCATCAACAAAGCCTGTCTGGTCGTCTTTAGCGCGAATGAACTAGGTAATACCTTCTGGAAGCGCTACGGGTTTGCCACAAGAGAAGACCTGACGTATAGGAATATCAGTCTGAACGATCTAAACCTTTAA